From a single Hemitrygon akajei chromosome 28, sHemAka1.3, whole genome shotgun sequence genomic region:
- the LOC140717859 gene encoding histone H4, whose amino-acid sequence MSGRGKGGKGLGKGGAKRHRKVLRDNIQGITKPAIRRLARRGGVKRISGLIYEETRGVLKVFLENVIRDAVTYTEHAKRKTVTAMDVVYALKRQGRTLYGFGG is encoded by the coding sequence ATGTccggcagagggaaaggaggcaaAGGACTGGGCAAAGGCGGAGCCAAGCGGCACCGTAAAGTGCTCCGTGAtaacatccagggcatcaccaAACCGGCCATCCGCCGTCTGGCTCGCCGTGGCGGCGTCAAGCGGATCTCGGGTCTGATCTACGAGGAGACCCGCGGGGTGCTGAAGGTTTTCCTGGAGAATGTGATCCGGGATGCGGTCACCTACACTGAACACGCCAAGCGCAAGACGGTCACTGCCATGGATGTGGTGTACGCTCTGAAACGCCAGGGCCGCACTCTCTATGGCTTCGGCGGCTGA
- the LOC140717559 gene encoding histone H1-like has translation MTETAPAETAPPAAPAAAKKTPKKKAAARSKPTGPSLGEQIDKIVAGCHDRKGMSGTAIIKALAGSGVDVVKLRPQIKMSIKRKVESGSLVQAKGSGISGSFKSGKGKTAVKVVKKAKKPAAKKSATKKSPSKKLGAKKPAAKKVGGKKPTAKKAAAKKPAAKKPAAKKAAAKKPAAKKLAAKKAAPKPKSPKKAAAPKTKAAKKTKSKSAKPKKTAVKK, from the coding sequence ATGACTGAGACAGCACCCGCCGAAACGGCTCCTCCAGCCGCACCCGCCGCCGCAAAGAAGACTCCCAAGAAGAAGGCGGCTGCCCGGAGCAAACCAACCGGTCCCTCGCTGGGCGAACAGATCGATAAGATCGTGGCGGGTTGTCACGATAGGAAGGGTATGTCCGGTACGGCCATCATTAAGGCTCTGGCCGGCAGCGGTGTCGATGTGGTGAAACTTCGCCCCCAGATCAAAATGAGCATCAAGAGGAAAGTGGAAAGCGGCTCCTTGGTTCAGGCCAAGGGCTCGGGTATTTCGGGATCCTTTAAATCCGGTAAAGGAAAAACTGCCgtgaaggtggtgaagaaagcgaagAAGCCAGCGGCAAAGAAATCTGCCACCAAGAAATCTCCCAGCAAGAAGCTTGGCGCCAAGAAACCAGCGGCTAAGAAAGTGGGAGGTAAGAAACCAACAGCTAAGAAAGCGGCAGCTAAGAAACCAGCAGCTAAGAAACCAGCGGCTAAGAAAGCGGCAGCTAAGAAACCAGCGGCAAAGAAACTCGCGGCGAAGAAAGCGGCGCCGAAGCCCAAGAGCCCCAAGAAAGCCGCAGCCCCGAAGACGAAGGCGGCCAAGAAGACGAAGTCGAAATCCGCGAAACCCAAGAAGACAGCAGTCAAAAAGTGA
- the LOC140717558 gene encoding histone H3 — translation MARTKQTARKSTGGKAPRKQLATKAARKSAPATGGVKKPHRYRPGTVALREIRRYQKSTELLIRKLPFQRLVREIAQDFKTDLRFQSSAVMALQEASEAYLVGLFEDTNLCAIHAKRVTIMPKDIQLARRIRGERA, via the coding sequence ATGGCCCGCACCAAGCAGACAGCGCGCAAATCGACTGGCGGAAAAGCTCCTCGCAAACAGTTGGCGACCAAAGCGGCGCGGAAGAGCGCTCCTGCCACCGGCGGAGTGAAGAAGCCTCATCGCTACCGGCCCGGCACCGTGGCTCTGAGGGAGATCCGGCGCTACCAGAAATCCACCGAGCTGCTCATCCGCAAACTTCCCTTCCAGCGCCTAGTGCGGGAGATCGCTCAGGACTTCAAAACCGATCTGCGTTTCCAGAGCTCGGCCGTCATGGCCCTGCAGGAGGCAAGTGAGGCTTACCTGGTCGGACTCTTTGAGGATACTAACCTGTGCGCTATCCACGCCAAGCGAGTCACCATTATGCCCAAGGACATCCAGTTGGCCCGCCGCATCCGCGGGGAGCGCGCCTAA